Proteins found in one Deltaproteobacteria bacterium genomic segment:
- a CDS encoding DUF89 family protein, translated as MNIYLDCIPCFLRQCLDAARNTTENIRLHEQVVREVLRLAADLDLNRPPPWFGQIIHRRLRELTGVKDPYRTAKNSFNQMAMSLLPEIRAVVKQDPHPLFAAAKASIAANVIDLGVKSNLEESQIKESLRMSCINDVYGDFEEFQRQVEKAKDILYLADNAGEIVFDRLLIEELGPKRVTLAVRGRPVINDATIDDARATGLHELTRVIDNGSDAPGTILEDCSADFLENFYKADLIIAKGQGNFETLSEIKANIFFLLKVKCPVIATHIGLPPKTHALVHGSKDRILSN; from the coding sequence TTGAACATCTATCTCGACTGCATTCCCTGTTTTTTGCGCCAGTGCCTCGATGCAGCCCGAAACACTACTGAGAATATTCGCCTCCACGAGCAGGTTGTCCGCGAGGTGCTTCGTCTCGCGGCTGACCTAGATCTCAACCGACCGCCACCCTGGTTTGGCCAAATAATTCATCGCAGACTTCGCGAGCTGACTGGGGTAAAAGACCCTTACCGAACGGCAAAAAACAGTTTCAATCAAATGGCCATGTCGCTGCTACCCGAAATCAGGGCGGTTGTAAAACAAGACCCACATCCATTGTTCGCCGCAGCAAAAGCAAGCATTGCAGCCAACGTTATCGATCTTGGAGTTAAAAGTAATCTTGAAGAAAGCCAGATAAAAGAATCTCTGCGAATGTCGTGCATAAACGATGTGTATGGAGACTTTGAGGAATTCCAAAGACAAGTGGAAAAGGCAAAAGATATTCTTTACCTCGCAGACAATGCTGGTGAGATAGTTTTCGACCGCCTTCTAATTGAAGAACTTGGCCCGAAGCGGGTGACGCTGGCCGTGCGTGGCCGACCAGTAATCAATGACGCTACTATCGACGATGCCCGTGCAACGGGTTTGCACGAGCTTACCAGGGTCATCGACAACGGCTCTGATGCACCCGGCACGATTCTAGAGGACTGCAGCGCCGACTTTCTTGAGAATTTTTACAAGGCTGACCTGATCATTGCCAAGGGCCAGGGTAACTTTGAGACACTCAGCGAAATAAAGGCCAACATCTTCTTTCTACTGAAGGTCAAGTGCCCGGTGATAGCTACCCACATTGGATTGCCACCAAAAACCCATGCACTGGTTCATGGATCTAAAGATCGGATACTTTCGAATTAA
- a CDS encoding aminotransferase class V-fold PLP-dependent enzyme: protein MPNTSNLTFDSIDGESIVLGLDLQGICVSTGSACSTGDPEPSHVLLAMGIAARDAQGSIRISFGRNSQEADVDATVKALQATVKRLRIISSIGEIS from the coding sequence GTGCCAAACACCTCAAACCTTACCTTCGACTCTATTGATGGCGAATCCATCGTCCTGGGATTGGATCTTCAAGGTATCTGCGTGTCGACTGGATCTGCATGCTCTACAGGCGATCCAGAGCCCTCCCATGTTCTGCTCGCAATGGGAATCGCTGCGCGCGACGCACAGGGCTCTATACGCATCTCCTTTGGTAGAAACAGCCAGGAGGCCGATGTGGATGCTACCGTGAAGGCACTCCAAGCAACCGTCAAAAGACTAAGAATTATTTCCAGTATCGGAGAGATAAGCTAA
- a CDS encoding iron-sulfur cluster assembly scaffold protein, with the protein MLFYNELVIDHFVNPLNVGELAATETDGFGLVGDPECGDQMKLWIAVRNGRIDKIVFKSFGCPGAIATSSMLTTLAEDKTLEEARLITDDDVIDALGGIPEHKQHCSLLGVRALHAAIEDWDSWRHAKDRT; encoded by the coding sequence ATGCTCTTCTACAACGAGTTAGTGATAGATCACTTCGTGAACCCGCTTAACGTGGGCGAGCTAGCAGCGACCGAGACTGACGGCTTTGGCCTGGTTGGCGATCCAGAATGCGGCGATCAGATGAAGCTCTGGATCGCCGTGCGAAACGGACGAATCGATAAAATCGTTTTCAAATCCTTCGGTTGCCCCGGGGCCATCGCCACGAGCAGCATGCTGACTACTCTTGCCGAAGACAAAACCCTTGAGGAAGCCCGGCTCATCACTGATGATGATGTTATCGATGCACTGGGCGGAATCCCCGAACACAAACAACACTGCTCATTGTTGGGGGTGCGAGCACTCCATGCCGCCATCGAGGACTGGGACAGCTGGAGGCACGCCAAAGATCGGACATGA
- a CDS encoding zinc ribbon domain-containing protein: MPTYVYECEKCGEFEQQQSIKEPALTRCPKCGKNVRRIVAGSTSFILKGDGWCKSSCLDGSCCMPSSSRRRR; the protein is encoded by the coding sequence ATGCCAACGTATGTATATGAATGTGAAAAATGCGGGGAGTTCGAGCAGCAGCAATCGATCAAGGAACCCGCGCTTACCCGTTGCCCAAAATGCGGCAAAAATGTGCGGCGAATCGTTGCTGGTAGTACCAGCTTCATTCTGAAAGGTGATGGTTGGTGTAAATCAAGCTGTTTAGATGGAAGCTGCTGCATGCCTTCCTCTTCGCGGCGCAGACGATGA
- a CDS encoding class I SAM-dependent methyltransferase, which yields MDTFEIKTAKTGPFDAHSERYDNWFEVHQAAYISELLALRMLVPWGGRGLEIGVGTGRFAGPLGIAMGLDPSDAMLTRAADRGIKTTKGVAEELPFLDGSFDYVLIVTTICFVSSPDRMLAEARRVLRPEGKLVIGFIDRQSKIGQGYLEYQLKSLFYREAVFYSVAEVVDLLRTQGFNPRSWGQTLFRPLAEITNIEPVRPNTGDGAFVVVMADCADK from the coding sequence ATGGATACTTTTGAAATAAAAACCGCGAAGACTGGCCCCTTCGATGCTCATTCTGAGCGTTACGACAATTGGTTCGAAGTACACCAAGCGGCCTATATTTCAGAGCTTCTCGCTCTACGGATGCTAGTCCCCTGGGGCGGTCGTGGTCTAGAAATAGGCGTTGGTACGGGACGATTCGCGGGACCATTGGGCATTGCCATGGGACTCGACCCGTCCGACGCCATGCTTACGCGAGCAGCAGATCGTGGTATAAAAACGACTAAGGGCGTTGCAGAGGAGCTACCGTTCCTGGATGGCTCCTTTGACTACGTGCTCATCGTCACAACTATATGCTTCGTCAGCTCACCCGATAGGATGCTTGCCGAGGCTCGTCGCGTACTTCGGCCTGAAGGTAAGCTCGTGATCGGATTCATAGATCGCCAAAGTAAGATCGGACAAGGCTACCTCGAATATCAGTTAAAGAGCTTGTTCTATCGCGAGGCAGTATTTTATTCCGTAGCCGAAGTGGTTGATCTTCTTCGGACTCAGGGCTTCAACCCTCGTTCATGGGGACAGACTCTTTTTCGCCCGTTGGCCGAGATCACAAATATCGAACCGGTGCGCCCGAATACAGGTGACGGCGCCTTTGTTGTAGTCATGGCTGATTGCGCAGACAAGTAA
- a CDS encoding 4Fe-4S binding protein, whose amino-acid sequence MSNGYGYGGGGKGQGMGRGRGRGGRGGGGQCMWIGGGYRRGFGRGQAVMPIVGPFPTVLEPRDTNPQVQALKAQEQNMKDQLNIITQRIEEIEASRLNQPVSINQSENKGVLKMTAVLDQKRCMNCGLCLDICPEQAISMSSNYTVVIDSRKCTGCGSCIDKCPNKAISLVKVVQRAAS is encoded by the coding sequence ATGAGCAACGGATATGGATACGGTGGTGGAGGCAAAGGACAAGGTATGGGACGGGGCCGCGGTCGCGGAGGTAGAGGCGGAGGCGGTCAGTGCATGTGGATAGGAGGCGGTTATAGAAGAGGTTTTGGAAGAGGCCAGGCTGTTATGCCTATAGTTGGTCCTTTTCCAACAGTCCTAGAGCCGCGGGACACCAATCCACAAGTCCAAGCGCTCAAGGCACAAGAGCAAAACATGAAGGATCAACTCAATATCATTACTCAAAGGATCGAAGAAATCGAAGCTAGCCGCTTAAACCAACCGGTATCTATAAACCAATCTGAAAATAAAGGGGTTTTGAAAATGACTGCCGTGCTTGACCAAAAGCGCTGCATGAACTGCGGCTTGTGCCTTGATATCTGTCCTGAACAGGCCATTAGTATGAGTTCAAACTACACCGTGGTGATCGATTCGAGAAAATGCACAGGCTGCGGCTCGTGCATCGACAAATGCCCAAATAAGGCTATCTCTCTAGTTAAAGTGGTGCAGCGCGCCGCTTCATAG
- a CDS encoding DUF5320 domain-containing protein — translation MPGGDRTGPAGFGPMSGRRAGYCAGYPDPGFMNHAWGRGGSGWGWGRGAGGGWRHRYGYYATGVPNWQHSFVGWPGYAPPFPATFNPLMTKEQELEALKNQAKYFEQALDDLRNRINKVESSDEGSKTK, via the coding sequence ATGCCAGGAGGAGATAGAACAGGTCCAGCCGGATTTGGGCCGATGAGCGGACGTAGAGCTGGGTACTGTGCGGGATACCCTGACCCTGGATTCATGAACCACGCCTGGGGGCGAGGCGGTAGTGGTTGGGGCTGGGGACGTGGAGCTGGAGGTGGTTGGCGCCATCGCTATGGGTATTATGCCACCGGAGTTCCTAACTGGCAGCACTCTTTTGTGGGCTGGCCCGGTTATGCGCCTCCTTTTCCGGCCACATTCAATCCTCTGATGACCAAGGAGCAAGAGCTGGAGGCTTTGAAAAATCAAGCTAAGTACTTCGAGCAAGCATTGGACGACTTGCGTAATCGGATTAACAAAGTAGAATCGTCAGATGAAGGGTCAAAAACTAAGTAA